ATTTTATATCGATCCTTTAAAATGTGTGAAATTTGAGCAAAGTAGTGATGGTTCGATCAAGTATCTTTTTGAGCTAAAAGATGGGCTAAAGATAGAGAGTGTTTTGCTCCCGATGAAAGAGGAGGTTAGTGATGAGAATGGAAAGATCAGTCGCCATGCTCGCTATACGGTTTGTGTTAGTTCGCAGGTTGGCTGTAAAATGGGATGTGCTTTTTGTCTAACAGCAAAGGGTGGACTTGTTAGAAATTTGACTGCCGGTGAGATCGTAGGGCAAATTTTATGGATAAAAAGAGAAAATAAAATACCTTATGAAAGACGTATAAATGTCGTTTATATGGGTATGGGTGAGCCACTCGATAATCTTACTAACGTTAGTAAAGCGATCAAAATTTTAGCACTTAACGAGGGTCTAGCCATATCGCCACGTCGTCAAACAGTTTCAACTAGTGGCCTTGGTAGCCAGATAAAAAAGCTTGGCGAGATGGATCTTGGTGTGTTATTGGCCATATCGCTTCATGCTGTTACTAATGAACTTAGAAGTCGCCTGATGCCGATAAATAAGGCGTATAATATCGAGGCTGTTATGGATGCTGTTAGGGGATTTCCTATCGATATGCGCAAACGCGTGATGTTTGAATACCTTGTTATCAAGGATTTAAACGATAGCGTGAGTGATGCCAAAAAGTTGGTAAAATTACTTCATGGTATAAAAGCGAAGGTAAATCTTATATATTTTAACCCACATGAGGGCAGTGAATTTGGACGACCTGAGCTTACCAGCATGCTAAAATTTCAAGAATATCTAAGAGATCACGGCGTTACTTGTACGATCAGACAGAGCAAAGGGCTTGATATAAGTGCAGCTTGTGGGCAATTAAAACAACGCAATGAAAGTGCAAAATTTAAAGCTATTTCCAGCAATAAAAATTTAAAAACACATTCACTTGAAGATAATAGTAAAGCCAGTGTGAGTTAGAATGAGTACACTTGATATAGCCGAAATAGTCTTTGTTGCTGTTGTGGTTTTACTTGGATTAGGGCTTATTTTAAAAGTTTTAAAAGATGAAAAAGATAGGCATAAATTCTAAGCCTTAACATCAAGATAAAGCCTAGCTCTCATAAAGAAATAAAATGGAGTGTTAATTACATAAACTACAAAATTATCATTATGGTATCTAAATGCGATAAACTTTGGCAAAAGCAGGTAAAGGTTTATGAGAAATAGAAATTTATTAAAAAATTTTAGACTAAAGTAAACCTTCTTTTGCAAATCTATAAAACTCGCTTTCAGCGTCAAATTTACTTTTTATGGTGTAAAAAATTTCATCAAATTTAAAAGAAATTTTATCTGAGTGAAGCAAGAGCCTTTTTGCTCCAGTTAAATTTATCCGTTCACGCTCGCTCATCTCTTTGTCTAAAATTTTCTCGATCTGCGGACGTGACAAACCATAAAGTGGTTCGCCAAGTATCTTGTGTTTCACATGAAACAAATGTAAGCGAATCTGATGCTGCCTGCCAGTGAGTGGGATAGCCTGAACCAAAGTCGTATCGATGTCGTCAAAATATTTGATCGGCAAAATTTTAGTCACCGCACTCTTGCCATTTTCACAAATTTGCATTCGCATTTTCACATCGTCGTAGTTGTTCGCTAGATCCATTTTGGCATCGATAGTAAATTCTCGCTCGATCTTGCCTTGTACCATCGCGACGTAGCTTTTAGAAACCTCTCTATTTTCAAAAATTTTCTTTAGTTTAATCGTAGAATTTCTATCTTTGCCCACGACTATCACGCCGCTCGTCTCAAAATCAAGCCTATGTGCCACGCTCGCATCTCGTCCAAAAAGCGTATAAATTTCATCATTTAGCGAGTACTCACAGTGTCTGCCATTTGGGTGACTCAGCACTCCACTTGGCTTGTCAAATACCGCAAAGCTCTCACACTCAAAGATCGGCTTAAGTCCCTTTGGCTCCGCCTCATAGTCGATCAAAAAAATATCGCCACACAAAATGGCATTTTTCTCACTCACGACACTACCGCCACATATCAGCCTACCTTTATCTATGAGGCGTTGCGCTTCTCTCATGCTAAAGCCAGTTTTCATTAAAATTTCATACGCTTTTTGTTTGTTTGTAGTGGCAATAAATTTATTTACGTAGGGCAAAGGTAATCCTTTTAAAAATGAGTAAGCTATCTTAAGCACAAATTTATAAGCATATAACCGACATTTCAGCACGGATTTTATATAATCCAAACTTAAATTTTATAAAATTATACTATGTGATTTTTAGCTTTCAAGGCTAAAATTTACTTTTATGATAAAGAA
This Campylobacter concisus DNA region includes the following protein-coding sequences:
- the rlmN gene encoding 23S rRNA (adenine(2503)-C(2))-methyltransferase RlmN, whose amino-acid sequence is MINLLDFSIDELKELVSPPFRATQIYEWIYKKNATDFSQMLNLPKDMRQGLAEKFYIDPLKCVKFEQSSDGSIKYLFELKDGLKIESVLLPMKEEVSDENGKISRHARYTVCVSSQVGCKMGCAFCLTAKGGLVRNLTAGEIVGQILWIKRENKIPYERRINVVYMGMGEPLDNLTNVSKAIKILALNEGLAISPRRQTVSTSGLGSQIKKLGEMDLGVLLAISLHAVTNELRSRLMPINKAYNIEAVMDAVRGFPIDMRKRVMFEYLVIKDLNDSVSDAKKLVKLLHGIKAKVNLIYFNPHEGSEFGRPELTSMLKFQEYLRDHGVTCTIRQSKGLDISAACGQLKQRNESAKFKAISSNKNLKTHSLEDNSKASVS
- a CDS encoding pseudouridine synthase family protein: MPYVNKFIATTNKQKAYEILMKTGFSMREAQRLIDKGRLICGGSVVSEKNAILCGDIFLIDYEAEPKGLKPIFECESFAVFDKPSGVLSHPNGRHCEYSLNDEIYTLFGRDASVAHRLDFETSGVIVVGKDRNSTIKLKKIFENREVSKSYVAMVQGKIEREFTIDAKMDLANNYDDVKMRMQICENGKSAVTKILPIKYFDDIDTTLVQAIPLTGRQHQIRLHLFHVKHKILGEPLYGLSRPQIEKILDKEMSERERINLTGAKRLLLHSDKISFKFDEIFYTIKSKFDAESEFYRFAKEGLL